The Bdellovibrio sp. ArHS nucleotide sequence TGGGCGATGTGGTGATCGCAGATCGAGTTATACAGCATGATGCTATTTGCACTTTTGACGATCGCACCGAAATCATGGCTTGTGGCGACCTTCATCTATCCCTGGCTCCTGAAAAGCGGAAAAGTATTTTTATGATGCCGGATCAGAGCCTGAATATAAAATATCACGAGCATTTATCTGAGCAGTCCTTTCAGGTGTTTCAAGGAGACCTGCTGTCAGGAAGTGAGTTTGTTGGCGCCTTGGAAAGAAAAAATAATTTGAAGAGTCGTTTTCCCACGGCCACTCTGGTTGACATGGAAGCTTGTGCCGTTGCCTATATCTGCACCCACAGAAAAATTCCCTTTGCGGTTGTGAAAACAGTGGCCGACACACTTCATCCTCAAGCTTCCCGACAGTATCTTGATTATGTTCAATCCAGCGCGCAGAAATGTGTGGAGCTTATTTCCTTTTTGGAAAATTCAAAGAACGCTGAAAGCGCGCAGTGATTTCTCTGGCGTCGGGTGTATTTCAATAAAGTTTAATCTCTGCCATCAACGGGTAATGGTCGGAAAAATATTTGACGTTTTTGGCTTTCAAAACTTCTGAGCTTTGTACTAAAATCGCGGGACGACACCACATGCGATCCAGGCGGAGGAACGGGGCGCGAGTGGGAAATGTGGGACCCGAGGGAATGGGATGTAAAACCGTATTTAGTTTTTTCAGGGCGCCCGAATAAGTCTGCCACTCATTGATATCACCACCCACGATCAGTGGAATTTCGCTTTTGCGGGTCAGTAATTCATTCAGTTTTTTCATCTGTTGATTTCGTTCAGAAGGTTTTAGACCTTTGTGGGTGTTGAGTATATGCAAAGGGCCCTTGGGGGTCGCCAAAAAGACTTCCAGAATATTTCGTGGTTCGCGCCCCGGGGCGCTGATGTCGATGATGTTGTAATTTATTATGGGAAAGCGAGATAAAAGGGCGTTGCCGTACCAACCCAAAGTGTTTTGCATAGTCGGGGCCGAGATAAATGTTTTAAAGTGGTCCGTCTTAAGTTCCTCAATATCCGTGACCGAGTCTCGATCAGCGAAGCGGGTGTCCATTTCCTGAATTAAGGCGACATCGATATTCTGATGCTTTAAAAAAAGTCCGATCCGCAAATAGTCTCTTTTGCCGTCAATCCCTCGAGCACCGTGAATATTATAGGTGACGACTCTAAGAATCATACTGCTTCCTGCGGCGCCACCAGCGAGTTAGAAAATACGAAGCGACGACCAACAGCATCCATAAGACGATCCCCAAAATCAACATGCCGACAGTTCGCGGTGTCGGGTGCAGGAATATCTGCGTGATGGAATCTCCCACCAAGCCTTTCACGATGAAGGCAGGAAGAAAGCCAAAAAAACTTCCTAAAAGAAAATCAGAGAAGCGCAGCGAAGAGATGCCCGCAGCCACGTTGACGATGCTAAAGGGGGCCACGGGAATCATTCTTAAAACCGTGACGCCAAGAACGCCGGCCTCTCGGAACTGATGATCGATTTTGCGCAGGCGGTTGCCCAGAAAACCGTTGAGTCCGCGTCGCCCCATCCACCGACCCAGATAAAACATCACCGTGGCACTGATCAGAGCGCCGGACATTCCATAAAGCGGCCCTAAGATTGAGCCAAACACAGCGGCGGTTATCAAAGACATCAGCGTCACAGGAAAAAGAATAAAACCACCAACAATATATGCACCCCAGACGAGTAACAACGCCCAGGGTGATTGGCGCGCCGTCTTTAAAAAACTTTCGACAGATTGGGGACTGAACCACGCCATATGTTCATTGATAAACCAGACCAAACCACTGACGGCGAAAATGAAAAGCAAAGCGATAGGAACCATGTATTTACTGGGGTTGCGAAAAATAAAAAGAGCTTTTTCTTCTCCCACTTGGGGATCCGCTACCTTGTTGGCGATGGACTTAAAGTTCTGTGTGGTGAACTGGGCATCGTCGATCTCGAAAAGGCAATAGGCGCCCGATATGCAGGGACTCATCAGTGCTTTGAACGGCTGAGGCTCGTGCATGACTCGGTCAATTTCTTCCACCGTCCGACCGGCGTGCTCGGCGATCAAGTCGTTGCGAAGATGAACGATATGACGGCGCTCTTCGCTATGGCGTCCTTGGACCACGAAGTCACACTCGGTGTCGAAGGTCATCGAACGATTGGTCAGATTCGAGGACCCCACCACGAAAAAATTGTCGTCGATCACCATCACTTTGGAATGAATGCGCTTATGCACTACTTTGTTCTTTTCATTTAGAACACCGGAGCAGGCAAACTGCACCCGGTCTTTCGCAACACCGTCTTCCACGCTTCGTTTGAAGTCGATGCGACTGGCCCACATGCCTTCGGATTCAAAGACTCCTTGAGGATCATATGAGCTGACCAGCAACGCACGCAGATTTTTTTCGCGACGTAGGCGATCGTTCAGTGCCACGGCAATTTCCTGCGACGTGAGGAATTGATTTTCGATATAGATGAAGTCTTTGGCCTGATGAATGAGATCTAAATACATATGAAAGACTTCCCGTGAACCGCGGTCGTCTTCCGTAGCGGGAAGGGTGCGCGCGATGGCGCCCACCATGTCCGAATATGCGACTTCAAATTGGCGGGGCCAGACGGCCGGCAGATCCTCGGGAAAAGACGGGCTCGCATTGACGGGAAGAGCTTCATATCCTGCGGCTTGCAACCAACGTTGTCGGGCCAGTTCGGCGAAGTGTTTGACAATCGGTCCATCTACCAGAATTTGCACGTCATGGTAAGGGCCGTAGGGGCCATTGGCATCGGTGCGCTCGGGATCATAGATATGATGAGCACGTTCATCCCAACGCTGACGTGCGATATCCATGCCGCCGGAAAAAGCGATTTCATCATCCACTAAAATAATCTTCTGATGGTGGCTGCCGCCTAAAGGAATTGTCTGATCCAGACAGAAATGAATATTTTCAAGCCCCTTATTGATCCAGATGTATTCGCCCATGAATTCGCGCTCGCCCAGAAAGACAATTGAAGAATCCCAGGGTAGGATGTAGATTTGCAGAGCGGGATTTTCCTGCGCTTTTTGCGTCAATAAATCTACCACAATGGATGGTCGGGACGCCTTCATCTCTTCGTCTTTCCTAAGAAGACGGATGTTGCTGTCGATCTCCCACCCGATAATGAAGACAGATTTTTGTGCTTTACTGAAAGCGTAGTGCAAGGCGCGATAAAAATCCGCACAGTCAATAAGAACTCGGCCATGGTGAAAGTGATCCACACGCCAGCAATTACGGCCGGGAATGAAAATAGATCTCTCTGACGATTTAAGAAGATCGCCTCTCATCGGATTCCTTTTTTTTGATTCTCGATCATATCAAGGGATTGGCCTCAACGCGGCCGAGTATTTTAACAGAACTTCGGCACGAGGGCTTTTAAGTCAGAAGTTTGTTAAATACCACGCAAGAAAAGAGGCGGGTTGCTTCTCGTCACGGCCTGAGTGCGGTGCTTGCTCTTGCGGAACTTCCTTCTGATTCTGATTGTATTCAGGAGGACGTCCTATGCAGTTCATTTTTGCCACGATGATACTTTTCGCCTCTTTAGGTGTCGCCGCGCCTGAGCGTCCTAAGGACATGAATTCTGCCACCGACTTATATCGTTTCTGGTACCCCACTGTATCCATGGAGGCCTTCATGGAGGGTTTGCGAAAGCAGGGGGTGCAAGAGGGGGTAAATATCTTCAGTGCCATGCCCGATGCTCCCCTGACGAAATTGACGACGGATCCGAATTTGCCTTTTGTGGCGGCGGTGGTGGATCTTTTGCAAAGTGCTTATGCTGTCGAAGTCCCCGCAGGGGCTTTCTTGGGATTTATCAATGATCATCATCAGCGTTGGATCATGGATCTAGGCTTGATGGGGAAGGACGCGGGTAACGGCGGAAAGTATGTGATTATTCCGTCTGAATACAAAGAGCCGATTCCCCCGGGTTCTTACGTTGGAAAATCTGCGACCCGCAAAGTTCTGATCCTCGTCCAAGCCGTTCCTCAACCGGGACAAAGTCTGCATGCGGCCCAGGATAGTCTTGAAGAGATCCGTATTTACCCGCTGACATATTCAGAGCCTTCGAAAGCTCTGACTCTTGTTCGTTATAAGGGAAAGAAAGCAGATATGACTGCGGTGAAATGGGAAGACAATCTTCAGTATTGGCAAAAGTTGGCACAGGTGATTCAAGACGAGTCATTGCCTCAAAAGGATCAGGAAATGTACGATCAGCTGAAGACGTTTGGTATTCAAAAAAATCAAATCTTTAAGCCGAACGAGTCGGCGAAAATTTTTTTGGCCGCAGCCGCCAAAGAAGGGAAAAAGCAACTACTGAAGACGGCTTTTACCTCGGACCGACCCGACCGCGTGAATTGGGGCGATCGACGATGGGAGTGGGTGCTTTTAAGTACGGACCCATCCTGGGCTCTAGAACCGGAAAAGGACCCCGGAGCCCGTGACCGTTACTTCGTTCAATCGCTGGGCATTTCCGCTGCGCAGATGAAGCGCGACTCGGGGGTAGGCACTTTGACCTGGGGGGCGTATACAGATGGAAGTGGCCGAGCCTTTGACGGTAGTAAGAGCTATAAGCTCAGCATTCCTTTGCCGGTGCCGACAGAGTTTTTTTGGTCTGTCAGTCTTTATGATTCGGACACGCGAAGTTTTCTTCAGAATGGAACCAAAAAGTCATCGTTGCGCTCTTTGGAGGAATTGAAAGAGACCAAGGGATTGAAATCCATCGATGTTTATTTTTCACCCAAGGCTCCCTTGGGAAAGCAAAAGGTATGGATTAAAACGATTCCTGGGAAAAAATGGTTTGCCTACTTTCGAATTTTTAGTCCTGGGAAGGCCGCCATCGAGGGACCCTGGAAGTTGGGGGATATCCTGGAGATGAAATCTGAAACCATAGCAAAGAAGTCAGGTCGACATTAAATTCCTTCAGCTGCAAATCTGAATCTTTCTTTATTTGATGGACTGCGGTGCTCATTGAATTATATTGTAACAATTATAGTTGCATTATATGATGGTCAGCAAAGTTTGCTTTTGCTGAGGAGTCTGCATGTCAGTTCTATTTGAACCCTTAAAGTTGGGGCCCTTGAATTTAAAAAATCGTATTATCATGGCGCCTTTGACTCGATCCCGAGCGATCGGCGAGGGGCGTGTCCCCAATGACCTAATGGTAAAATACTACGAACAACGTGCGTCCGCAGGCCTGATTCTATCAGAAGCAACAGCGGTGACGCCGATGGGGGTCGGTTACGCCCACACACCGGGCATCTGGTCTAAAGAGCAAGTGAGCGCTTGGAAGAAAATTACTGACGCCGTCCATGCCAAAGGGGGCGTTATTTTTATGCAGTTGTGGCA carries:
- the mtnN gene encoding 5'-methylthioadenosine/S-adenosylhomocysteine nucleosidase; translation: MKKHLIIAAMDSEFSELVKADGFTCRTLPQTDVVLWERSRGRSKITVAKTGVGPISAAMILTQILSEATYTDVLLLGLGGGLDSRLTVGDVVIADRVIQHDAICTFDDRTEIMACGDLHLSLAPEKRKSIFMMPDQSLNIKYHEHLSEQSFQVFQGDLLSGSEFVGALERKNNLKSRFPTATLVDMEACAVAYICTHRKIPFAVVKTVADTLHPQASRQYLDYVQSSAQKCVELISFLENSKNAESAQ
- a CDS encoding endonuclease/exonuclease/phosphatase family protein → MILRVVTYNIHGARGIDGKRDYLRIGLFLKHQNIDVALIQEMDTRFADRDSVTDIEELKTDHFKTFISAPTMQNTLGWYGNALLSRFPIINYNIIDISAPGREPRNILEVFLATPKGPLHILNTHKGLKPSERNQQMKKLNELLTRKSEIPLIVGGDINEWQTYSGALKKLNTVLHPIPSGPTFPTRAPFLRLDRMWCRPAILVQSSEVLKAKNVKYFSDHYPLMAEIKLY
- a CDS encoding DUF1214 domain-containing protein — encoded protein: MEGLRKQGVQEGVNIFSAMPDAPLTKLTTDPNLPFVAAVVDLLQSAYAVEVPAGAFLGFINDHHQRWIMDLGLMGKDAGNGGKYVIIPSEYKEPIPPGSYVGKSATRKVLILVQAVPQPGQSLHAAQDSLEEIRIYPLTYSEPSKALTLVRYKGKKADMTAVKWEDNLQYWQKLAQVIQDESLPQKDQEMYDQLKTFGIQKNQIFKPNESAKIFLAAAAKEGKKQLLKTAFTSDRPDRVNWGDRRWEWVLLSTDPSWALEPEKDPGARDRYFVQSLGISAAQMKRDSGVGTLTWGAYTDGSGRAFDGSKSYKLSIPLPVPTEFFWSVSLYDSDTRSFLQNGTKKSSLRSLEELKETKGLKSIDVYFSPKAPLGKQKVWIKTIPGKKWFAYFRIFSPGKAAIEGPWKLGDILEMKSETIAKKSGRH
- a CDS encoding VTT domain-containing protein, whose amino-acid sequence is MRGDLLKSSERSIFIPGRNCWRVDHFHHGRVLIDCADFYRALHYAFSKAQKSVFIIGWEIDSNIRLLRKDEEMKASRPSIVVDLLTQKAQENPALQIYILPWDSSIVFLGEREFMGEYIWINKGLENIHFCLDQTIPLGGSHHQKIILVDDEIAFSGGMDIARQRWDERAHHIYDPERTDANGPYGPYHDVQILVDGPIVKHFAELARQRWLQAAGYEALPVNASPSFPEDLPAVWPRQFEVAYSDMVGAIARTLPATEDDRGSREVFHMYLDLIHQAKDFIYIENQFLTSQEIAVALNDRLRREKNLRALLVSSYDPQGVFESEGMWASRIDFKRSVEDGVAKDRVQFACSGVLNEKNKVVHKRIHSKVMVIDDNFFVVGSSNLTNRSMTFDTECDFVVQGRHSEERRHIVHLRNDLIAEHAGRTVEEIDRVMHEPQPFKALMSPCISGAYCLFEIDDAQFTTQNFKSIANKVADPQVGEEKALFIFRNPSKYMVPIALLFIFAVSGLVWFINEHMAWFSPQSVESFLKTARQSPWALLLVWGAYIVGGFILFPVTLMSLITAAVFGSILGPLYGMSGALISATVMFYLGRWMGRRGLNGFLGNRLRKIDHQFREAGVLGVTVLRMIPVAPFSIVNVAAGISSLRFSDFLLGSFFGFLPAFIVKGLVGDSITQIFLHPTPRTVGMLILGIVLWMLLVVASYFLTRWWRRRKQYDS